Below is a genomic region from Synergistaceae bacterium.
CATGCAAGTGTTATTGTGTGTAAATTCTGCTTTAACAGTTCTTGATGTTCACCGAGCAAATATCCCGCAAAAGTTAAGACACATACCCATATCCCAGCACCGAGTCCCGTATAAATGCAAAATGGTTTAAGCGGCATTCTTGCGAGTCCTGCAGGAAGTGAAACATATTGACGAATCCCCGGCAGTAATCGGCATACAAACGTGCTTATGTGTCCATGCTTCTGAAAAAATTTCTCGGCCTTGTCTATAGTTTCCTGCGAGATAAAAAAGTATTTGCCATATTTAATTAATAACGGCCGTCCAAGTTTGACAGCTATCCAATAATTAAATAACGCACCCAGAAGACTCCCCGCGATTCCGGAAATTAACACAAGAGATAACGACATTTCACCCTTCCACGCAAGATAACCGGCAGGAGGCATTACAACTTCACTGGGAAACGGGAAAAACGAAGACTCAAGGAACATCAGCGAAATTATACCGGTATAACCCATTTTACCAATTGTATCGACAAGCCAAGCAGTTAACGAGCTTAAAATATGCATTATAGTGAGCCTGCCTCCCTAACTGTAGGATCATAAGCGATATTTCCGCCCATTTCCGCAAGTTTCTTTTGTGAGTGGACAGCAGAAATATATCTAATTGTCCCGGAACTTCCGCGCATACAAAGTGAATTTGTCTCAATGTGCGCGCCGTGATAGTGTACGCCTTTCAATAAATCGCCGTCAGAACCTCCAGCAGCCGCAAAAAATACATTGTCGCTCTTCACTAAATCGTCAATTGTCAAAACTGTATCTCGTGTGAGTCCCCGTGCTTTAGCTTTTGCTTCGTCTTCATTATTTCTAAAATAGGGCTGGCACTGCATATTTGCGTCAAGACATTTCATCGCACAAGCCGTAATAACAGCTTCAGGAGATCCGCCGATTCCCAGTAATAAATCAGCTGTTTCATGGCCGGGAAGACTCGTCATTAATGCGCCTGCAACATCACCATCACCGATGAGTCTTATTCTTGCACCCATTGCGCGGACTTTCTCTAAAATTTCATGATTGCGGGGTCTGTCGAGCATTACTACTGTTGTTTCGTGAATGGCTTTACCTTTTGCTTTAGCTACGATTCTAACGTTAAATTCAATTGGTGCTTGAATATCGATGTAGCTTGCTGCTTCCGGACCTGTTACTATTTTGTTCAAGTAAAATAAATCTTCCGGGCTGAACATTGAGTGTCTTGGTGCTGCTGCAATTACACTTATTGCGCCGTCTTGACCTTGTGCCATTAATCGTGTGCCGTCAATGGGATCTACAGCAATATCCATTTCTGGGCCTTCACCTGTTCCGACTTCTTCGCCGTTAAATAACATTGGTGCTTCGTCCTTTTCTCCCTCGCCGATTACGATAACGCCTTTCATCGCGACACCATGAAGAACGTATCTCATTGCTTCAACTGCTGCGCGGTCGACTTCGTTTTTGTCGCCGAGTCCAAACCACCGGCCTGATGCCATTACTGCTGCTTCTGCGGATCTTACAAGCTCCATAGCTAAATTTTTATCTCGCGCGAATAATGCCATTTAATTTATTGCCTCCATGAAGATTTATTATGTGATGGCGTGATTATATAACAAGAGCGCAAAAAACTTGTATGCAATTACACTTAAACATTTGCGGAAAGTAAATGACATTATAAATAAAGGGAGTCGCAGTTAAGTTACAACTCCCCAAACTAGTACTCTTGATTCAGAAAGACAGCAAATTATTTGTTAGGAAAATAAACGGCCTTCGCATTATTGTAATAAATATCTTCCAATTCTCTCTGCGTGAACTCATTTGATTTCGAGAGATAATCAGTAAGATGTTCATAAGTGTCCTGAGTAGCTGCATATGGTGCATCAGTACCCCACATCAATTTATTTACGCCTACAATGTGTGCAGCTTCAGAAAGATACTTTACAGTTTCTGAATACGGATAAGAATCCGGAGACATAATCTTTGGCATCGCTGCTATATCAAACCAGATATTTGCTTGACTAAGCATATTAAGTTCTGCGATCCATTCACGCTTTTTTGTGCGCATAGGTGCAAGTAGATGACAGATAACCAGCTTCAAATCCGGACAACGGTCTGCAATTCTCATAAGAGCAGCTGTTTGATGACTTTCCATATCAATATCGCCGACATCAAGCGCAACAACGCCGTTATTTTTCTCAACTAGTTTATAAATTTCCATCATGCGGTCTCCGGAAAGATCAAAAGGATCATGACACCCCATTAAACCTCCTCCAGAGCTAACCTCAAATTTTGCCAAATGAAAGTGTTTCTCCTCAAAGAAGCGTGTTAATACTTCCATGTGATTTGTCATAAAGGGATCAACTTCGCAGGACGGACAAAAACGATCCGGATATTTGTCCAAAATCTCTTCATGATAAATATTTTGAAGACCGTACATGCTGCCATTCATTAAAACAGCGCGCTCAACCTCGTTTTTATCCATGATAGCTAAGGCTTGTTCCGCTGTAAAATTTTTGTCTCCATACTCGCCTGTAGTGGGCAAAAGTTGAAAGACTTCACCGCTTCCCCACTGTGCTTTACCGTCACCAATAGCACGAAGTTCCCCACGCCGGCAATAACCCGCAAGTACTTTAGCAAGGTGAAGATGTGCATCAATTTTCTTCATGTTATATTATGATTCTCCTTTCCTTATTAAGCCTTGACCTTTTTTACTTTCTTTCTCGACTGGTCAGCGTGCTGCATAGCATCAAAGGCAACTGCTATAATGATAACTAAACCTTTGACAAGTCCTGCATGAGTAGACGGCACTGACATAAGATTTAAACCGTTATTCAACAATCCCATAAGCACAGCACCAAAAATCGCGCCGGGTACTGTACCTTCACCGCCTAACAACGAGACACCGCCAATTACACCCGCAGTGATTACATCATTAGTATAACCTGAGCCCAATGAAGAAGAAGCCTGCTGTGTCATAGAAGCTAAAACAATGCCGCCAAGTGCCGTAGTAAGACCAGACAAAATATAGCAGATAATTGTCATTTTCTTAACGTTTATACCGGAAATTTCAGAAGCAACCGGGTTACCTCCAACTGCATAAACGTAACGGCCAAATACAGTCTTACGCAGCAAAAACCAGCTAATAACTGCAATAATCAGCATAAAATATACAGGCATAGGAAATCCCAAAATTTTCTTAGCACCAATCGCAGTAAACGCAGGCACAGTACAACTGATAATTTTATTATTCGTCAAAACCATAGCCAGCCCGAGAAAAATACTTTGACTCGCAAATGTTACGAGGAATGCAGGAATACGGAACGTCGTAATTATGAAACCATGAAGCAAACCCGCTGCAGCACCGGTACAAAGTGCAGCAATTACACCTACAGTAACAGCTGTTTGTGTATCACCCATCATGTGAGTCACCTCAACAACTACAACAGCCGTAAAAGCACACAATGTTGAGATTGAAAGATCAATACCGCCCATCAAGAAAACAAATATTGTGCCGCTGACCATGATTCCAATAACTGACACTGACCAAAGCACATTACTAAAATTATTCAGCGACAAAAATGCTTTAGGCCTTAAAATCGACAGAATCAGAATAAAGCACAGCAAAATAATGGGCTTAGAATACTTGCTCCAGTTGATTTTGTTCATTTTTATTTCTCCTCCTGAACACCCTGACCGGCAGCGAGCACCATGGATTGGGTGACTTCGACATTTTTAAATTCTTTGACAATGTTGCCTTTTCTCATTACCAGTATCCTATGAGAAACACGCAATAATTCTTGCAAGTCTGATGTTACGACAATGACAGCTACTCCCTCATTAGCTAGTCTCTCCAAGATCGAATAAATTTCGTCTTTTGCTCCAACGTCTATACCTGCAGTAGGTTCATCGACAATCAACAATTTTAGATTTCTCATTAACCACTTGCCGAGAACAACTTTTTGCTGATTTCCGCCGGACATGACTCCGACTTGTTTATCAGGATCTGAAGGACGAATATCAATAGTCTCAATAGCACGCTTGCTCATTGCTAACTCATCACTGTCAGAAATAGCAACACCGTTTATTTTCACAATATCGTAATTCGTCAGAGCAACATTTTTAGTGGTAGACAATAACGGGATAAAACCTTGATTGCGTCGATCTTCCGGAACAAAGCCGATTCCTTCTTTAATGCTTGATTTAGGAGACGGATTAAGTTTTTTGCCGCTCAATAAGACCTCGCCGGAAGCTGCTTTATCAACGCCGTATATCGCACGCACAACTTCAGTACGCCCAGCACCGATAAGCCCGCCTAAACCAAGTATCTCACCGCTATGCACTTGGAAACTTATATTACGGAAGCGATCTGTTTTATCTGTCAAGTTCTTCACTTCGAGGCGAACAGGTTTACTATCATCAGAATGTAACATTTTTCTAGAACCTGCAGATTCGTCTACAACTTTGCCGATCATTGTCTCAATGACTTTAGCCGGTATAATTTCCTCTTTCTCAAGCACTGCCGCATTTTTACCGTCACGAAGGATTGTGAGCCTGTCAGATAGCATATAAACCTCTTCCAAACGGTGAGAAATATAAATTATTGAAACACTTTGCTCCCTCAATGTACGAATAATGTGAAAGAGCATTTCTGCCTCTTTGCCCGATAATGATGCTGTAGGTTCGTCCATGATAAGCAGCTTTGAATTTTGTGATAACCCCTTAAGTATTTCAATCAATTGACGCTGGCCAATGCCGAGATTATCAACAATAGTAGTCGGTTTCAGCGGGAACTGATATTTGTCGATAAGCTCCTGAGTCATTTGATTCATTTTCTTGTAGTTAATAAATGGACCATTACGGGGCTCACGACCTAAGAAAACATTTTGCGCAACAGTAAGCGGAGGAATTACAGAAAGCTCCTGATAAATACAAGCTACCCCTAATTTTTGGCAGTCCTGATAATTATTAATCTCAACAGGCTTACCTTCCCAGTAAATTTGTCCTTCGTCTTTAGAGTAAACGCCCGTTACTATTTTTATTAGCGTTGATTTCCCAGCACCATTTTCGCCCATTAAAGCGTGTACTTCTCCAACTTTAACTTCAAAATGGACATCTTGAAGCACTGGAACACCGGAAAAACTTTTATAAATATT
It encodes:
- a CDS encoding DedA family protein; translation: MHILSSLTAWLVDTIGKMGYTGIISLMFLESSFFPFPSEVVMPPAGYLAWKGEMSLSLVLISGIAGSLLGALFNYWIAVKLGRPLLIKYGKYFFISQETIDKAEKFFQKHGHISTFVCRLLPGIRQYVSLPAGLARMPLKPFCIYTGLGAGIWVCVLTFAGYLLGEHQELLKQNLHTITLACIAIAVITTAIYYFITKARKNKS
- the glpX gene encoding class II fructose-bisphosphatase → MALFARDKNLAMELVRSAEAAVMASGRWFGLGDKNEVDRAAVEAMRYVLHGVAMKGVIVIGEGEKDEAPMLFNGEEVGTGEGPEMDIAVDPIDGTRLMAQGQDGAISVIAAAPRHSMFSPEDLFYLNKIVTGPEAASYIDIQAPIEFNVRIVAKAKGKAIHETTVVMLDRPRNHEILEKVRAMGARIRLIGDGDVAGALMTSLPGHETADLLLGIGGSPEAVITACAMKCLDANMQCQPYFRNNEDEAKAKARGLTRDTVLTIDDLVKSDNVFFAAAGGSDGDLLKGVHYHGAHIETNSLCMRGSSGTIRYISAVHSQKKLAEMGGNIAYDPTVREAGSL
- a CDS encoding amidohydrolase — its product is MKKIDAHLHLAKVLAGYCRRGELRAIGDGKAQWGSGEVFQLLPTTGEYGDKNFTAEQALAIMDKNEVERAVLMNGSMYGLQNIYHEEILDKYPDRFCPSCEVDPFMTNHMEVLTRFFEEKHFHLAKFEVSSGGGLMGCHDPFDLSGDRMMEIYKLVEKNNGVVALDVGDIDMESHQTAALMRIADRCPDLKLVICHLLAPMRTKKREWIAELNMLSQANIWFDIAAMPKIMSPDSYPYSETVKYLSEAAHIVGVNKLMWGTDAPYAATQDTYEHLTDYLSKSNEFTQRELEDIYYNNAKAVYFPNK
- a CDS encoding ABC transporter permease: MLWSVSVIGIMVSGTIFVFLMGGIDLSISTLCAFTAVVVVEVTHMMGDTQTAVTVGVIAALCTGAAAGLLHGFIITTFRIPAFLVTFASQSIFLGLAMVLTNNKIISCTVPAFTAIGAKKILGFPMPVYFMLIIAVISWFLLRKTVFGRYVYAVGGNPVASEISGINVKKMTIICYILSGLTTALGGIVLASMTQQASSSLGSGYTNDVITAGVIGGVSLLGGEGTVPGAIFGAVLMGLLNNGLNLMSVPSTHAGLVKGLVIIIAVAFDAMQHADQSRKKVKKVKA
- a CDS encoding sugar ABC transporter ATP-binding protein is translated as MAGNTILEAKNIYKSFSGVPVLQDVHFEVKVGEVHALMGENGAGKSTLIKIVTGVYSKDEGQIYWEGKPVEINNYQDCQKLGVACIYQELSVIPPLTVAQNVFLGREPRNGPFINYKKMNQMTQELIDKYQFPLKPTTIVDNLGIGQRQLIEILKGLSQNSKLLIMDEPTASLSGKEAEMLFHIIRTLREQSVSIIYISHRLEEVYMLSDRLTILRDGKNAAVLEKEEIIPAKVIETMIGKVVDESAGSRKMLHSDDSKPVRLEVKNLTDKTDRFRNISFQVHSGEILGLGGLIGAGRTEVVRAIYGVDKAASGEVLLSGKKLNPSPKSSIKEGIGFVPEDRRNQGFIPLLSTTKNVALTNYDIVKINGVAISDSDELAMSKRAIETIDIRPSDPDKQVGVMSGGNQQKVVLGKWLMRNLKLLIVDEPTAGIDVGAKDEIYSILERLANEGVAVIVVTSDLQELLRVSHRILVMRKGNIVKEFKNVEVTQSMVLAAGQGVQEEK